Proteins found in one Pseudomonadota bacterium genomic segment:
- a CDS encoding recombinase family protein has protein sequence MPHRESPAKHRARGYIRVTRRHGEKMQQAALSDICGAIYRADDPSGLDDLLRSLRSGDAVMVTTLGRLASRFDDLGTILGEIHKRKAVLIETGTGRRSDVASDVVSMMVDARSELLGEARAFNTRTAKKAARNRWAKHGPERMPEEDARRIWHDRRIATMTEALSQMSGWSMTTAYRRLGKRHAPAGRPRTI, from the coding sequence ATGCCGCATCGAGAATCGCCAGCCAAGCACCGCGCACGAGGCTACATCCGTGTCACTCGCCGCCACGGCGAGAAGATGCAGCAGGCCGCCTTGTCGGACATCTGCGGAGCCATCTACCGCGCCGACGATCCGTCCGGGCTCGACGATCTGCTGCGCTCGCTCCGGTCGGGTGATGCGGTGATGGTCACGACGCTCGGCCGGCTCGCGTCGCGCTTCGACGATCTCGGCACGATCCTCGGCGAAATCCACAAGCGCAAGGCAGTCCTGATCGAGACCGGCACCGGCCGGCGCTCGGACGTGGCGTCAGACGTTGTATCGATGATGGTCGATGCGCGAAGCGAACTGCTCGGCGAGGCGCGGGCTTTCAACACGCGGACGGCCAAAAAGGCCGCGCGAAATCGGTGGGCGAAGCACGGCCCTGAGCGGATGCCAGAGGAAGACGCGCGCCGCATCTGGCATGATCGGCGTATCGCGACCATGACCGAGGCATTGTCTCAGATGTCCGGTTGGTCAATGACGACGGCGTACCGCCGTCTAGGGAAGCGGCATGCCCCAGCCGGGCGGCCGAGGACGATCTGA
- a CDS encoding HNH endonuclease signature motif containing protein: MSRPSSYKVRHDCYYAHVRYDAHGRAYLICHICQGPIWSGKDSWEAEHVVRRSVGGADDPSNVMPAHTKCHKAKTRDDVRENAKGKRVAERHAGIKRPRGFRRPEGKYNWATGRYERK, translated from the coding sequence GTGAGCCGCCCGTCATCGTACAAGGTACGGCACGACTGCTACTATGCCCATGTGCGTTACGACGCACATGGGCGCGCCTATCTGATCTGCCACATCTGCCAGGGGCCGATCTGGTCAGGCAAGGATAGCTGGGAGGCCGAGCACGTCGTTCGCCGGAGTGTCGGCGGCGCTGATGACCCGAGCAACGTCATGCCGGCGCATACCAAATGCCACAAGGCCAAGACCCGCGACGACGTGAGAGAAAATGCCAAGGGCAAGCGCGTCGCCGAGCGGCATGCCGGCATCAAGCGTCCGCGCGGGTTTCGACGACCGGAGGGCAAGTACAATTGGGCGACAGGTCGCTACGAAAGAAAGTAG
- a CDS encoding calcium-binding protein, with translation MAILRAKKKGDLIVGTPGNDTIIGSSGDDYLRGGFGNDTIRAGAGEDAVRGNAGNDRIFGQHGVDYLAGGDGHDYIDGGPGDAATPDGGTRGDFLRGNTGNDTLLGQGGDDIMMGDSDNDYLDGGWGADYLIGGIGADTFHFSYVDGDLIADFEQGADRLSFTGHGFTFDQLNITSAGDWTTVETPAGSIVLAGAYTLTSEDFIL, from the coding sequence ATGGCAATCTTGCGAGCAAAAAAGAAGGGTGATCTGATTGTTGGGACGCCTGGAAACGATACAATCATTGGGAGCAGTGGTGACGACTACCTGCGTGGTGGGTTCGGTAATGACACGATCCGAGCCGGTGCTGGTGAGGACGCTGTGCGCGGCAATGCCGGCAACGACCGCATCTTCGGACAACATGGCGTCGATTACCTCGCTGGCGGCGATGGCCACGACTACATCGACGGCGGGCCGGGCGACGCGGCGACGCCGGACGGTGGCACCCGTGGCGACTTCCTGCGAGGCAATACGGGCAATGATACCCTGCTCGGCCAGGGCGGTGACGACATCATGATGGGCGACAGCGACAACGACTACTTGGATGGCGGCTGGGGCGCAGACTACCTGATCGGCGGAATTGGAGCCGACACGTTCCACTTTTCGTATGTCGATGGCGATCTGATCGCTGATTTCGAGCAGGGGGCCGACAGGCTGTCGTTCACCGGCCACGGCTTCACGTTCGATCAGCTCAATATAACCTCGGCCGGCGACTGGACCACGGTCGAGACGCCGGCCGGGTCGATCGTGCTGGCCGGGGCCTACACACTGACGAGTGAGGATTTCATTCTGTGA